In Myxococcales bacterium, the following proteins share a genomic window:
- a CDS encoding sugar ABC transporter permease, producing MRPSRRFDPWWMLAPTLLLLVLFFFLPLLQAAKSSLYEWDLLTEPRYVGLDNYRALVASGELQNALGTTLVMSLIVVTGSMGLGLGLALALNRPTRFADFVRSAIFSAYVVSWVSVALLWLWVLDADAGAFTALCRALGVPTTNWLGNPKSALYALSGVTIWKIAGYSMVLFLAGLQDIPQALYEAAALDGAGAWQRFRNVTWPLLRPTAAFVGTTSLIISFQVFDVVRVMTQGGPVRSTSVFVYAIYEQVFLNLRVGRASALTVVFFVLLLGLTALQLWAWRKRGAA from the coding sequence ATGCGACCGAGTCGACGCTTCGACCCCTGGTGGATGCTCGCGCCGACCCTCTTGCTGCTGGTGCTGTTCTTCTTCTTGCCGCTGCTGCAGGCGGCCAAGAGCAGCCTCTACGAGTGGGATCTGCTGACGGAGCCGCGCTACGTCGGTCTGGACAACTACCGCGCGCTGGTTGCATCGGGCGAGCTGCAGAACGCCCTCGGCACCACCCTCGTCATGAGCCTGATCGTGGTGACCGGTTCGATGGGCCTCGGGCTCGGGCTGGCCCTCGCGCTCAACCGCCCGACGCGATTTGCCGACTTCGTCCGCAGCGCGATCTTCAGCGCCTACGTCGTGTCTTGGGTCAGCGTCGCGCTGCTCTGGTTGTGGGTGCTCGACGCCGATGCCGGCGCGTTCACCGCGCTCTGCCGCGCGCTCGGCGTGCCCACGACCAACTGGCTCGGCAATCCGAAATCGGCGCTGTACGCGCTATCTGGCGTGACAATCTGGAAGATAGCCGGCTACTCGATGGTGCTGTTTCTGGCCGGCCTGCAGGACATTCCCCAGGCGCTCTACGAGGCCGCTGCGCTCGATGGCGCCGGCGCTTGGCAGCGTTTTCGCAACGTGACATGGCCGCTCTTGCGGCCGACGGCGGCGTTCGTCGGAACGACCAGCTTGATCATCAGCTTCCAGGTCTTCGACGTGGTGCGGGTGATGACCCAGGGCGGGCCGGTGCGCTCGACCAGTGTGTTCGTGTACGCCATCTACGAGCAGGTCTTTCTCAACCTGCGGGTCGGCCGCGCCAGCGCGTTGACCGTGGTCTTCTTCGTGCTGTTGCTCGGGCTGACGGCGCTCCAGCTGTGGGCGTGGCGCAAGCGAGGTGCGGCGTGA
- a CDS encoding carbohydrate ABC transporter permease, with amino-acid sequence MGVAQARCGVNARETRRLSNPITDALINLGLGLVALIWLLPYLWMLSTSFKTLPEIVRAPTAPLPAGLSFEAYRAVLESMPLDRYFFNTTVMALGIALLQIVVALPAGYALAKLEFTGRGVAFALVVATLLIPAQVRFVPVFALLADVGLVNTMSALILPFGVSAFGTFLIRQALASVPNSLIEAARMDGASELRIVFGLLAPMLKPTLVSFFLFSFVYHWNDYFWPLVMTTDDQVRTLPLGIALLREQGTGVRWHIVMAGNVALSAPALLVFALAQRHLLRAVASKGP; translated from the coding sequence GTGGGCGTGGCGCAAGCGAGGTGCGGCGTGAACGCGCGCGAGACACGCCGGCTAAGCAATCCGATCACGGACGCGCTGATCAACCTGGGGCTCGGACTCGTGGCGCTGATCTGGCTGCTCCCCTACCTGTGGATGCTCTCGACCAGCTTCAAGACCTTGCCGGAGATCGTGCGCGCGCCGACGGCGCCGCTGCCGGCCGGCCTCTCTTTCGAGGCCTACCGCGCCGTGCTCGAATCGATGCCACTCGACCGTTACTTCTTCAACACGACCGTGATGGCGCTCGGCATCGCGCTGCTCCAGATCGTGGTGGCGTTGCCGGCGGGGTATGCACTCGCCAAGCTCGAGTTCACCGGGCGGGGCGTGGCTTTTGCGCTGGTGGTCGCCACGCTCTTGATCCCGGCGCAGGTGCGCTTCGTCCCGGTGTTCGCTCTCCTGGCGGACGTGGGGCTGGTCAACACCATGTCGGCGTTGATCCTGCCGTTCGGCGTCAGCGCCTTTGGCACCTTTCTGATCCGACAGGCGCTGGCCAGCGTGCCCAATTCGTTGATCGAGGCGGCACGCATGGATGGCGCGAGCGAGCTCCGGATCGTGTTCGGTCTCCTGGCCCCGATGCTGAAACCGACGCTGGTGTCGTTCTTCCTGTTCAGCTTCGTCTATCACTGGAACGACTACTTCTGGCCGCTCGTGATGACGACGGACGATCAGGTCCGGACGTTACCGCTCGGCATTGCGCTGTTGCGCGAACAAGGCACCGGCGTCCGCTGGCACATCGTGATGGCGGGCAACGTCGCGCTCTCGGCCCCCGCGCTCTTGGTGTTTGCTCTGGCGCAGCGGCACCTGCTGCGGGCCGTCGCGTCCAAGGGGCCGTGA
- a CDS encoding protein kinase, with protein sequence MGEVYEGENTRISRRVAIKVLHAAAAQNEDAVARFEREAQAAGRIGSDNILEILDLGTLDGGERFIVMEYLDGETLGARIERCGRLTPGQVAPLIRQALLGLRAAHGAGIIHRDLKPDNLFILREKAGTPDFVKIIDFGISKFHALTGDMSMTRTGAVMGTPYYMSPEQAKGSRDIDVRSDVYAMGVIMYEALSGAKPFDAETFNELLFKIVLSTPPPLTEVVPDIDRAFESIVYKAMARDVAHRFQSADDLVAAIDAWAQGGSPVTIPPEIGHGPSPDVVIPPAAPLPAAGMPPPGHGGTANGAVWSSSSDDFKPPMQSSKVPLFAALGAVAFVLVAGGAFAAFKLATRGGGEPELATSASTDVDIAAQLPEVESAKPEESAAAPDPAPVASAEPETVAEPDKPEPGKTGAKPVVGKPVTQPVTKPVEKPLEKPVTKPVEKPVTKPTTKPKPDDFGY encoded by the coding sequence ATGGGCGAGGTCTACGAAGGCGAGAACACCCGCATCAGTCGCCGTGTGGCCATCAAGGTGCTGCACGCCGCCGCCGCGCAGAACGAAGACGCCGTGGCTCGCTTCGAGCGAGAGGCGCAGGCCGCCGGCCGCATCGGCAGTGACAACATCCTGGAGATCCTCGACCTGGGGACGCTCGATGGCGGTGAGCGCTTCATCGTCATGGAGTACCTGGACGGCGAGACGCTGGGCGCGCGCATCGAACGCTGCGGGCGCCTGACGCCCGGGCAGGTCGCGCCGCTGATCCGTCAGGCGCTCCTGGGCCTCAGGGCTGCGCATGGCGCCGGCATCATCCATCGCGATCTGAAGCCTGACAACCTGTTCATCCTGCGCGAGAAGGCGGGCACACCAGACTTCGTCAAGATCATCGACTTCGGGATCTCGAAGTTTCACGCGCTCACCGGCGACATGAGCATGACGCGCACCGGCGCGGTGATGGGCACGCCGTATTACATGTCGCCGGAGCAGGCCAAGGGCAGCCGCGACATCGACGTCCGGAGTGACGTCTACGCCATGGGCGTCATCATGTACGAGGCCCTCTCCGGAGCGAAGCCGTTCGACGCCGAGACGTTCAACGAGCTGCTGTTCAAGATCGTGCTGTCGACGCCCCCGCCCTTGACCGAGGTCGTGCCGGACATCGATCGCGCGTTCGAGTCCATCGTGTACAAGGCGATGGCCCGGGACGTCGCCCACCGTTTCCAGTCGGCGGACGATCTGGTCGCCGCCATCGATGCCTGGGCTCAGGGCGGGAGTCCGGTCACGATTCCCCCGGAGATCGGCCACGGTCCCTCGCCCGACGTCGTGATCCCCCCGGCTGCCCCTCTGCCCGCGGCCGGTATGCCGCCGCCGGGCCACGGTGGCACCGCCAACGGGGCCGTCTGGTCCAGCAGCAGTGACGATTTCAAGCCGCCGATGCAGAGCAGCAAGGTCCCGCTGTTCGCCGCGCTCGGAGCGGTCGCGTTCGTGCTCGTGGCGGGCGGCGCCTTTGCCGCGTTCAAGCTCGCGACCCGCGGGGGTGGTGAGCCGGAGCTCGCAACCTCCGCAAGCACCGACGTCGACATCGCGGCTCAGCTGCCGGAGGTCGAGAGCGCCAAGCCGGAGGAGTCGGCGGCCGCGCCGGATCCAGCGCCCGTCGCCTCCGCGGAGCCCGAGACGGTCGCGGAGCCCGACAAGCCCGAGCCGGGCAAGACGGGCGCGAAGCCGGTCGTGGGTAAACCCGTGACCCAGCCCGTGACCAAGCCAGTGGAAAAACCGCTCGAGAAACCCGTCACCAAGCCGGTCGAGAAACCCGTCACCAAACCGACGACCAAGCCGAAACCGGACGACTTCGGGTACTGA
- a CDS encoding tetratricopeptide repeat protein, whose product MHKSKARVVALGVGGGVCLLSGWLPLFGGPGYEAALLAGVVLPSTAAVATALEVSGTRSAPFEAFSRGLVTGLLLAGLGLVLSVLHGVRVGFCDLPGGVAVFALGPGVGTLVGGAWGAAAGLFARQVSRRQSRLLCALSLSLGAPIASIGISLWRFWSSPMVFAFDPFFGFFAGPLYDTVIEPVDRLESYRLGSLFSLLSAAALFFHLDADEARVRLVGRGRPGLALAGVAALAGSIFISLSGPTLGHWSTARSIRLQLERSLTTERCEIIYAPSIPEREAAVLGRDCDAQVREIEAWFEARGPDRISVLLFESEEQKGRLMGAASTYIAKPWRREIYLQFARYPHPVLGHELAHVIAGGFGAGPFLVSGPAGGWIPDPGRIEGVATAATPSDDPELSLQEWSRAMQDLGLLPPLASVFRLSFLGENSSKAYTVAGAFVEWLRQAHGASAVRRWYAGEPLEAVTGGRDLGALERDWQASLAGLELSGPAREAARARFDRPAIFGRKCPHVVDSVFGEAHGHLGQGDVTGARERFERVLSLDPAHFGARVGLGSCSARAGDLSDARRRFAELANDEKLHSVLRMTADESIADLDLQAGDAPAAAERYRRIERSVADEDHLRTLDVKALAMSERGRAAIAALLVGDLRFGRDFGEAAARLGEWAVAEPDNGLPEYLLGRNFYQGGRYPEAARRLDAALSKKLTLPRVEAEALRMRLMVACVLEDRARAREALARYRALPGIAPTAREGLGRLARRCGAQ is encoded by the coding sequence GTGCACAAGTCCAAAGCGCGCGTCGTCGCTCTCGGCGTCGGCGGCGGCGTGTGCCTGCTGAGCGGCTGGTTGCCCCTGTTCGGCGGCCCGGGGTACGAGGCCGCGCTGCTAGCCGGCGTCGTCCTGCCGAGCACCGCTGCCGTCGCGACGGCGCTCGAGGTGTCCGGGACGCGCAGCGCTCCGTTCGAAGCCTTCAGTCGCGGTCTGGTCACCGGGCTCTTGCTGGCGGGGCTCGGGCTCGTGCTCAGTGTTCTGCACGGCGTCCGGGTGGGGTTCTGTGATCTGCCCGGAGGCGTCGCGGTGTTTGCCCTCGGGCCCGGGGTCGGCACGTTGGTTGGCGGTGCCTGGGGGGCGGCGGCCGGGTTGTTCGCGCGCCAGGTATCACGGCGGCAGAGCCGCCTGCTCTGTGCGCTCAGCCTCAGTTTGGGCGCACCCATCGCCAGCATTGGCATCAGTCTCTGGCGTTTCTGGTCGAGCCCGATGGTCTTTGCCTTCGACCCGTTCTTCGGTTTTTTCGCCGGACCGCTCTACGACACCGTGATCGAGCCCGTCGACCGCCTCGAGAGCTATCGCCTCGGCTCGTTGTTCTCGCTGCTCTCCGCCGCTGCGTTGTTCTTCCATCTCGACGCGGACGAGGCCCGCGTCCGACTCGTCGGGCGTGGGCGACCGGGACTCGCGTTGGCGGGAGTCGCCGCCCTCGCGGGGTCGATCTTCATCTCACTCTCGGGACCCACACTCGGACACTGGAGCACCGCGCGCAGCATTCGCCTCCAGCTCGAGCGCTCCCTCACGACCGAGCGCTGTGAGATCATCTACGCGCCCAGCATCCCCGAGCGCGAGGCCGCCGTGCTCGGTCGGGACTGTGACGCACAGGTCAGGGAGATCGAAGCCTGGTTCGAGGCGCGCGGCCCCGACCGAATCAGCGTGCTCTTGTTCGAGTCGGAGGAGCAAAAGGGCCGCTTGATGGGCGCGGCGAGCACCTACATTGCCAAGCCCTGGCGCCGAGAGATCTACCTGCAGTTCGCGCGTTACCCGCACCCGGTGCTGGGACACGAGCTCGCGCACGTGATCGCTGGCGGGTTTGGCGCCGGACCGTTTCTGGTCAGCGGCCCTGCCGGCGGTTGGATCCCGGACCCCGGTCGTATCGAAGGCGTGGCCACCGCCGCGACGCCTTCGGACGATCCGGAGCTGTCGCTGCAAGAGTGGTCGCGTGCCATGCAAGATCTCGGGCTCTTGCCCCCCCTGGCCTCGGTATTTCGGCTGAGCTTCCTGGGGGAGAACAGCAGCAAGGCGTACACGGTTGCCGGCGCGTTCGTCGAGTGGCTGAGGCAGGCCCACGGCGCGTCGGCGGTCCGTCGCTGGTATGCGGGAGAACCCCTCGAAGCGGTGACCGGCGGCAGGGATCTCGGCGCACTCGAGCGAGACTGGCAGGCGTCCCTCGCGGGGCTCGAGCTGTCGGGCCCCGCCCGCGAGGCAGCGCGAGCGCGCTTCGATCGCCCCGCCATCTTTGGACGCAAGTGCCCGCACGTCGTGGACAGCGTATTCGGCGAGGCGCATGGGCACCTCGGGCAAGGGGACGTGACCGGGGCGCGCGAACGCTTCGAACGCGTGCTCTCGCTGGACCCCGCACACTTCGGCGCGCGCGTCGGGCTCGGCAGCTGCTCCGCACGGGCAGGGGACCTGAGCGACGCACGTCGTCGTTTTGCCGAGCTGGCGAACGACGAGAAGCTGCACAGCGTGCTCCGCATGACCGCCGACGAGTCGATCGCCGATCTCGATCTGCAGGCTGGAGACGCGCCCGCGGCAGCCGAACGCTACCGGCGCATCGAGCGCTCGGTCGCCGACGAGGACCACCTGCGAACGCTCGATGTGAAGGCCCTTGCCATGAGTGAGCGGGGCCGCGCTGCGATCGCCGCGCTCCTGGTCGGAGATCTGCGCTTCGGTCGCGACTTCGGCGAAGCGGCGGCGCGCCTCGGTGAGTGGGCGGTGGCCGAGCCAGACAACGGCCTGCCGGAGTATCTGCTCGGACGAAACTTCTATCAGGGTGGCCGTTACCCCGAAGCAGCGCGACGCCTGGACGCCGCGCTGTCGAAGAAGCTCACGTTGCCGCGGGTCGAGGCGGAGGCGCTGCGCATGCGCCTGATGGTCGCCTGTGTGCTGGAGGACCGCGCTCGGGCGCGGGAGGCGCTGGCGCGGTATCGGGCTCTCCCAGGGATTGCACCCACCGCCCGCGAGGGTCTCGGGCGCTTGGCGCGGCGCTGCGGCGCCCAATGA
- the lon gene encoding endopeptidase La, with translation MAPVPPQPQGTERIAVVPLRNSVLFPMSVVPINVGRPRSVRLVEELVGRESALVGVLTQRDADTVEPGFEDLYEVGTLARLVKVIRLGPNNYSVVLNGIGRFRVDQSLGLEPYMRADIVRLGDENADEATLGELPNRLRDATRRMLALLPNLPKETAGILDNVKDAGALADLIASNLPEDQAEISFRQRVLEAVDVRRRIEIVLGVVERHLDVLRVKGEITAMVQEELSRSQRDLVLRQQMRTIREELGEAGDDDEIDELRERVARAELPPEADKVARKQLSRLSGMQPQGAEFQVTRTYVEWLADLPWNRTTSDRFDVREVRRCLDEDHFGLDRVKKRVVEFSAIRQLRRDKKGPILLFVGPPGVGKTSLGRSIARAMGRRYGRIALGGVRDEAEVRGHRRTYVGALPGRIIQALKKAGTRNPVLVLDEVDKMGVDMRGDPAAALLEVLDPEQNNTFVDHYIDVAFDLSEVMFLATANYFDNIPAALRDRMEVIEVPGYTRSEKRAIAEKFLVPKQLKEHALKPETLAFSREGVETIVDFYTREAGVRGLEREIAAVCRDAAVRLAEGRPVENVDVNREWVETVLGAHKYDPEIAERRLAPGAATGLAVTASGGELLLVEVTRMPGKGEITVTGGLRAVMKEAAATALSFVRSKAELLKLDPEFLKTIDLHVHLPRAASSRDGASAGVPIFVAVASLLLDVPVKPDVAMSGELTLRGSILPVSGIKSTVLAAHRAGMRSLVLPAKNERDMEEVPDEIKSDLQIHFVHRVDEVLALVLAPPEERGPLSDRSIPPADSGEARP, from the coding sequence ATGGCGCCCGTCCCGCCGCAGCCCCAGGGTACCGAGCGCATCGCGGTGGTTCCACTGCGCAACTCGGTCCTGTTCCCGATGTCGGTGGTTCCCATCAACGTCGGCCGGCCGCGCAGCGTCCGCCTGGTCGAAGAGCTCGTCGGCAGGGAGAGCGCCCTGGTCGGTGTGCTCACCCAGCGGGACGCGGACACCGTGGAGCCCGGCTTCGAAGATCTGTACGAGGTCGGCACCCTGGCGCGGCTGGTGAAGGTCATCCGGCTGGGGCCCAACAACTACAGCGTGGTCCTGAACGGCATCGGGCGCTTCCGGGTCGATCAGAGCTTGGGGCTCGAGCCCTACATGCGCGCCGACATCGTGCGGCTGGGCGACGAGAATGCGGACGAGGCCACGCTCGGTGAGCTTCCGAACCGCCTGCGCGACGCCACCCGCCGCATGCTCGCGCTCTTGCCCAATTTGCCCAAGGAGACGGCCGGCATCCTCGACAACGTGAAGGACGCCGGTGCGCTCGCCGATCTGATCGCGTCGAACCTGCCGGAGGACCAGGCGGAGATCAGCTTCCGGCAGCGGGTGCTGGAGGCCGTCGACGTGCGGCGCCGCATCGAGATCGTGCTCGGCGTCGTGGAGCGCCACCTCGACGTGCTGCGGGTCAAGGGTGAGATCACCGCGATGGTGCAGGAAGAGCTGAGCCGCTCGCAGCGCGATCTGGTGCTGAGGCAGCAGATGCGCACCATCCGCGAAGAGCTCGGCGAGGCGGGCGACGACGACGAAATCGACGAGCTGCGGGAGCGAGTCGCGCGGGCGGAGCTGCCGCCGGAGGCCGACAAAGTCGCGCGCAAACAGCTCTCACGCCTTTCCGGCATGCAGCCGCAAGGGGCCGAATTCCAGGTCACCCGGACCTACGTCGAGTGGCTGGCGGACTTGCCCTGGAATCGCACCACCAGCGACCGCTTCGACGTGCGCGAGGTGCGCCGCTGCCTCGACGAGGATCACTTCGGGCTCGACCGCGTCAAGAAACGCGTCGTCGAGTTCTCCGCCATTCGGCAGCTGCGCCGGGACAAGAAGGGGCCGATCTTGCTGTTCGTCGGCCCACCTGGTGTCGGCAAGACCAGCCTTGGCCGCTCCATCGCCCGGGCCATGGGACGGCGCTACGGGCGCATCGCCCTGGGCGGCGTGCGTGACGAAGCCGAGGTGCGTGGACATCGCCGCACCTACGTCGGAGCGCTCCCCGGACGCATCATTCAGGCCCTGAAGAAGGCGGGCACCCGCAACCCGGTCCTGGTGCTCGACGAGGTCGACAAGATGGGCGTCGACATGCGCGGCGATCCAGCCGCGGCCCTGCTCGAGGTACTCGATCCGGAACAGAACAACACCTTCGTCGACCACTACATCGACGTGGCCTTCGACCTCTCCGAGGTCATGTTCCTGGCGACGGCGAACTACTTCGACAACATTCCCGCGGCGCTCCGTGACCGCATGGAGGTGATCGAGGTTCCGGGCTATACACGCAGTGAGAAGCGGGCAATCGCCGAGAAATTCCTGGTCCCGAAGCAGCTCAAGGAACACGCCCTGAAGCCGGAGACCCTGGCGTTCAGCCGAGAGGGCGTCGAGACGATCGTCGATTTTTACACCCGCGAGGCCGGAGTCCGGGGCCTCGAGCGCGAGATCGCCGCGGTCTGCCGGGACGCGGCGGTGCGCCTGGCCGAGGGACGTCCCGTCGAGAACGTCGACGTCAACCGCGAGTGGGTCGAGACGGTGCTGGGTGCGCACAAGTACGATCCCGAGATCGCCGAACGCCGCCTGGCGCCGGGAGCCGCAACGGGGCTCGCGGTCACCGCGAGCGGCGGTGAGCTGCTGTTGGTCGAGGTCACGCGCATGCCGGGCAAGGGTGAGATCACGGTCACCGGCGGGCTGCGGGCGGTGATGAAAGAGGCCGCGGCGACCGCGCTGTCGTTCGTGCGCTCGAAGGCGGAGCTCTTGAAGCTCGACCCGGAGTTCTTGAAGACGATCGATCTCCACGTGCACCTGCCCCGGGCCGCCTCCTCCCGCGATGGGGCCAGCGCCGGCGTCCCGATCTTCGTGGCGGTGGCGTCGCTCTTGCTGGACGTGCCGGTGAAACCCGACGTCGCCATGAGCGGCGAGCTCACACTGCGCGGCAGCATTCTTCCCGTCTCCGGCATCAAGTCGACCGTGCTCGCCGCGCACCGCGCGGGCATGCGCTCGCTGGTGTTGCCCGCCAAGAACGAGCGCGACATGGAAGAGGTCCCCGACGAGATCAAGAGTGATCTCCAGATCCACTTCGTGCACCGCGTGGACGAGGTCCTGGCGCTGGTGCTCGCCCCCCCGGAGGAGCGAGGCCCGCTCTCCGATCGTTCGATCCCGCCGGCGGATAGCGGCGAGGCGAGGCCCTGA
- the hisB gene encoding imidazoleglycerol-phosphate dehydratase HisB: MSARRASSERTTKETSVTVELTLDGSGQSRIETPLPFLSHMLEQIARHGAFDLVVKAKGDVEIDGHHTTEDIGIVLGKTLLDALGDRAGIRRYGSATLPMDEALVTAALDLSGRPYFVWRVPMPKAKIGEFDSELAEVFFEAFARSAQANLHLHLHSGENLHHIVEICFKAFARALRSAVELDPRGAGIPSTKGVL; this comes from the coding sequence GTGAGCGCCCGCCGCGCGAGCTCGGAGCGCACGACCAAAGAGACGTCGGTGACCGTCGAGCTCACCCTCGACGGAAGCGGCCAGAGCCGCATCGAAACCCCGCTGCCGTTCCTCTCGCACATGCTCGAGCAGATCGCGCGGCATGGGGCGTTCGACCTGGTGGTGAAGGCCAAGGGCGACGTCGAGATCGATGGGCACCACACCACCGAAGACATCGGCATCGTGCTCGGCAAGACGCTGCTCGACGCGCTGGGGGACCGCGCCGGCATCCGCCGCTACGGCTCCGCCACGCTGCCCATGGATGAAGCGCTGGTCACCGCCGCGCTGGACCTATCTGGCAGGCCCTATTTCGTCTGGCGGGTGCCGATGCCGAAGGCCAAGATCGGCGAGTTCGACAGCGAGCTGGCAGAGGTTTTCTTCGAGGCCTTCGCTCGCAGCGCCCAGGCCAACCTGCACCTTCACCTGCACAGCGGCGAGAACCTGCACCACATCGTCGAGATCTGCTTCAAGGCATTTGCTCGGGCGCTGCGCTCGGCCGTCGAGCTCGATCCACGCGGGGCCGGCATTCCTTCGACCAAGGGCGTGCTCTGA
- the hisH gene encoding imidazole glycerol phosphate synthase subunit HisH, with the protein MQLTVIDTGLGNLRSVEKAIVAAGSQAGRGELSVLRTADPERVRRADRLVFPGQGAFRDCMRGLAGGLGEALAERLHAGTPYLGICLGLQVLFEASDEAPGVPGLGLYSGHVERLSGRGVKIPHMGWNQLELVGSGHPFLEAAGGEGTWVYYVHSFAAVPVDESVVVAVSQHGDNSVTAAIAKDNVFAVQFHPEKSQDAGLQLLAAFLRT; encoded by the coding sequence GTGCAGCTGACCGTCATCGACACCGGCCTGGGCAACCTGCGCTCGGTGGAAAAGGCCATCGTGGCCGCCGGTTCCCAGGCCGGGCGCGGCGAACTGAGCGTGCTGCGCACGGCCGATCCCGAGCGTGTCCGGCGCGCCGATCGACTGGTCTTCCCCGGCCAAGGCGCATTTCGCGATTGCATGCGGGGGCTCGCCGGCGGGCTTGGCGAGGCGCTCGCTGAACGGCTCCACGCCGGCACGCCCTACCTGGGAATTTGCCTGGGTCTGCAAGTGCTGTTCGAAGCGAGCGACGAGGCCCCCGGAGTGCCGGGCCTCGGCCTCTACTCCGGTCACGTCGAGCGCCTCTCGGGGCGTGGCGTGAAGATCCCTCACATGGGCTGGAATCAGCTCGAGCTGGTCGGCTCGGGGCATCCGTTTCTCGAAGCGGCCGGTGGTGAAGGGACGTGGGTCTACTACGTGCACTCGTTCGCCGCGGTGCCCGTCGATGAATCCGTCGTCGTGGCAGTCTCGCAGCACGGGGACAACTCGGTGACCGCCGCCATCGCCAAAGACAACGTGTTCGCCGTGCAGTTTCACCCCGAAAAGAGCCAGGACGCGGGCCTCCAATTGCTCGCGGCATTTCTTCGGACCTGA
- the hisA gene encoding 1-(5-phosphoribosyl)-5-[(5-phosphoribosylamino)methylideneamino]imidazole-4-carboxamide isomerase, producing the protein MDVIPAIDLLHGKAVRLRRGRYDDATFYEHDPAQLAAQWKGQVPRLHVVDLEGARAGRAVQTELVRRVVAAFGGGVQVGGGVRTLEAAQSYLELGVERVVLGTAAVKDQALVRALALANPGRVIIALDANDGWVATDGWEQTSDRRVADLVHELEALPLAGVLYTDIERDGTEVGPNVRATAELALATHLEVIASGGVGTLGHLTELARAGGPIRAAIVGRALHEGRFSLAEAVLAAG; encoded by the coding sequence ATGGACGTCATCCCGGCCATCGATCTGTTGCACGGCAAGGCGGTGCGCCTGCGGCGTGGCCGCTACGACGACGCCACGTTCTACGAACATGACCCGGCCCAGCTCGCGGCGCAGTGGAAGGGGCAAGTGCCCCGGCTTCACGTGGTCGATCTCGAGGGCGCCCGCGCCGGGCGGGCGGTGCAGACCGAGCTGGTGCGCAGGGTGGTTGCGGCGTTCGGCGGCGGAGTCCAGGTGGGCGGGGGCGTGCGCACTCTGGAGGCCGCCCAGAGTTATCTGGAGCTCGGGGTCGAGCGCGTGGTGCTCGGAACCGCGGCGGTGAAAGATCAAGCGCTGGTGCGCGCGCTCGCCTTGGCAAACCCCGGACGTGTGATTATCGCCCTCGACGCCAACGACGGCTGGGTGGCGACCGATGGCTGGGAGCAGACGAGCGATCGCCGCGTCGCGGACCTCGTACACGAGCTCGAGGCACTGCCGCTCGCGGGCGTGCTCTACACCGACATCGAGCGCGACGGGACCGAGGTCGGACCCAACGTCCGGGCAACGGCCGAGCTGGCCTTGGCCACCCACCTCGAGGTCATCGCCAGTGGCGGCGTGGGCACCCTCGGACACCTCACGGAGCTCGCGCGAGCCGGAGGGCCGATCCGCGCGGCGATCGTCGGGCGGGCGCTGCACGAAGGGCGCTTCAGCCTGGCAGAAGCGGTCCTGGCGGCCGGCTGA